Proteins from a single region of Bdellovibrio bacteriovorus HD100:
- a CDS encoding outer membrane protein assembly factor BamD, giving the protein MLKTLRVIVILAALGTLVSCASTEKNSNTPEGAFAIAEEYDKSERYEEAIRRYTEVKNKFPYSNFATKSELAIADVYYKQESYAEAQVSYQMFKELHPTVPNSDYVQFRIGMSYYNQLPSTIDRDLTLANDTILNLSDLIKKYPNSEFVNEAKEKRTAAIRMLAEKEEYIADFYFKRKIFDSALGRYEGLYNNYRGLGFDAKALSRATISAQKIGDTAKAKKYEAVLARDFPGSRELKDAEKELE; this is encoded by the coding sequence ATGTTGAAAACGCTCCGAGTCATAGTCATTCTCGCGGCCCTGGGAACTCTGGTTTCCTGTGCCTCCACTGAAAAGAACTCCAATACGCCGGAAGGGGCTTTCGCCATTGCGGAAGAGTACGACAAATCTGAGCGTTATGAAGAAGCCATCCGCAGATACACTGAAGTAAAAAACAAATTCCCGTACAGCAATTTCGCCACGAAATCCGAACTGGCCATCGCGGATGTTTACTACAAACAGGAATCCTACGCGGAAGCGCAAGTGTCTTACCAGATGTTCAAAGAGCTTCACCCCACCGTTCCGAATTCAGACTACGTTCAGTTCCGTATCGGCATGAGCTATTACAACCAGCTTCCCTCCACCATTGACCGCGACCTAACTCTGGCCAATGACACGATCTTGAATCTTTCTGATTTGATTAAGAAATATCCGAACTCTGAGTTCGTGAATGAAGCCAAAGAAAAGCGCACCGCTGCGATTCGCATGCTGGCGGAAAAAGAAGAATACATCGCGGACTTCTACTTCAAACGTAAAATCTTCGACAGTGCCCTGGGCCGCTATGAAGGTCTTTACAACAATTATCGCGGACTTGGTTTTGACGCCAAAGCCCTTTCCCGTGCAACGATCTCGGCACAGAAAATCGGCGACACCGCAAAAGCGAAAAAATACGAAGCCGTTTTGGCCCGTGACTTCCCTGGCAGCCGCGAACTGA